ATGGGAGCACATCCGACCGAGGGCGGACGTCACGCTCGCGCAACGCGATCGTGTGCGTGGCGCGCTCATCGGCCTCGCGGTCGGCGATGCCGTCGGAACTACCGTCGAGTTCCGCTCGCCAGGCACCTTTGAACCTGTCACCGACATGATTGGCGGCGGCCCGTTCCATCTCTCGCCTGGGCAGTGGACCGATGACACGTCCATGGCGCTGTGCCTCGCACACAGCCTGATCGAGCGTCGAACATTCGATGCGCGCGATCAAATGCAGCGATACGTCAACTGGCGAGACAACGGCTACCTGTCGAGCACAGATCGATGCTTCGACATCGGGAGCACAGTAAGTCAGTCGCTCCGCAGATTCGAGCGTGACGATGATCCATTCGCCGGAGTCACTCGAGGACGAACGGCCGGCAACGGCTCGCTGATGCGACTCGCGCCGATCGCCATGTATTACTTCGACCAATACCAAGTGCTGCAGATGGCAGCCGACAGTTCACGCACTACGCATGGCGCCCGCGTGGCCATTGACTGTTGCCGGTACCTCGCGGGGCTTATCGTCGGTGCCATTCGGGGCATCACCAAAGACCTGCTCCTCGCGCCGGACTTCGAGCCCTTTCCGGGTTGCTGGGACATCGAGCCGCTGCACCCCGCTGTCCAGATGGTCGTCTTCGGTTCGTACAAGAGAAAGAAACCACCGGAGATTCGCGGACGCGGGTACGCGGTCGACGCGCTCGAAGCGGCCCTATGGGCGTTCTATCGGAGCGACAACTACCGCGAAGGCTGCCTGCTCGCCGTAAACCTCGGCGATGATGCCGACACAACCGCGGCGATCTACGGTCAACTAGCCGGCGCCTTCTACGGTGAGCGCGGTATTCCTGCGGAGTGGCGATCGCGCCTGGCGCGCAAGGATCTGCTTGACCGCACTGCCGAAGCGTTGTTTCAGTTGGCGTTCGATCGCGTCCCGTCTCTTGGAACACTGACGGAGCACGCGCATGCACAGCGGGCGGAGCTCCTCTCCGCCGAAGCGGGCGATGCCCATCAGGCTCTGGCGAAGTTTCTCGCCGCCGAGAGGGCGGCGAAGGAAGAGATGGGCGTCTTCGAATACTACATGAGTGGCCCGTCATACGGTCAGGCGCTGCATGATGAGGTGCGCCTGCAGCTGCGAATCGAGGCGGGGCTAGCGCTGCAGGCGTAGACTTCAGTCAGTTAGTCGCGCCAGCGCGTGACTTGTCAGCAACGAAGCGAACGGTGGACCCAGGTAGCACTCCCAGAGCCTGCAGTGCATCCTCTGGTTGTGGCGCTGGCCAGCTGGCATTCCCCTCAGCAGGCTTGCTTCGGCGCCGAGGCTCAGGCTCCAGCTGAACGGCCCACACCTCTTGCTCCAGCCGAAGGAAATTGCGAAGCTCACCGAGCGTCATGCTTTCGGGCTTGAAGAGCGGTTCACGGTCCAAGAGCCTTCCGCTCTCGTCAACGATCTCGATCCAGAACCGAAGGTCGGTCGAGGTAAGAAGCTCGACGACGTCCATACGCCCGCTGGTGAGCTCAAAGAGCGCTGCACGGGAGGTCAGGTGCAGATGAAGTCGAAGCGTTGAATGGGATCCCTCGTTTCGACTCCATCGGCCCCATGCACGAATGATCTCGGCCAGCGCGAAGCGACTGGCGAATGGGCGGGATTCTCCGGTGCCGAGTAGCGCCATGTGCAGCACCGCGTAGCCGTTCGCTGTCGCCCACTCGAATGCATCGATTGCGCGTGGTGCGATGTAACGCAGGTCGCGCTGACTGACGCTTTCCCACGGAGCAAGGGCGAGCACGGGCAACTTCTCTCCCGACTCGGC
This DNA window, taken from Gemmatimonadaceae bacterium, encodes the following:
- a CDS encoding ADP-ribosylglycohydrolase family protein, which encodes MVREWTAHVGVNAHRLESAHPIPSLAAISHARWEHIRPRADVTLAQRDRVRGALIGLAVGDAVGTTVEFRSPGTFEPVTDMIGGGPFHLSPGQWTDDTSMALCLAHSLIERRTFDARDQMQRYVNWRDNGYLSSTDRCFDIGSTVSQSLRRFERDDDPFAGVTRGRTAGNGSLMRLAPIAMYYFDQYQVLQMAADSSRTTHGARVAIDCCRYLAGLIVGAIRGITKDLLLAPDFEPFPGCWDIEPLHPAVQMVVFGSYKRKKPPEIRGRGYAVDALEAALWAFYRSDNYREGCLLAVNLGDDADTTAAIYGQLAGAFYGERGIPAEWRSRLARKDLLDRTAEALFQLAFDRVPSLGTLTEHAHAQRAELLSAEAGDAHQALAKFLAAERAAKEEMGVFEYYMSGPSYGQALHDEVRLQLRIEAGLALQA